GTTTTTGGTCAGGGCCAGGGCCGTCATGTACCCGCCGAAGCTCCAGCCCCAGATGCCGATGCGGCTTTTGTCCACGTAAGGCAGCGTGGCCAGGTACTTGGCGCCTTCGCCCTGGTCCACGGTTTCGAGGCCGCCCAGGTTGGCGTAGGTGCTCTTCTTGAACCGGGAGCCGCGCGCCCCGGTGCCGCGCCCATCCACCGACACCACGATGTAGCCGTTTTGGGCCAGCAGCTGGTGCCAGAGGTAGTTGGTGAAGGCCGTGCCCCCGCCGGCATCGTCCTTCACGGTCTGGGAGCCAGGGCCGCCGTACACGTGCATGAGCACGGGGTACTTTTTATTGGCGTCGAAATTGGCGGGCTTGATCATCCAGCCGTTCAGCTGCACGCCCGCGGCGGTGCGGAAGCTGATAAACTCCAGCTTACCCAAATCAACCTGCGTAAGCTTCTGGCGCAGGGCGGCGTTGTCTTCCAGCACTTTCACCAGCTTGCCATCTTGGCCGCTGCGCAGGCTTACCACCTGGGGCAAGCCGGCCTCGGAGTGGTAGTTGAGGAAGTAGCGGGTGTCGGGGCTGAGGTTGACCACGTCGGTGCCGCGGCCGGCTTCGCTGAGGCGAATTTTGCCCTTGCCCTTCAGGCTGACGCGGTAGAGGTGGCGCTCCAGGGGCGAGGCCTCGGCGCTGGTGAAGTATACCAGGCCCTTTTTCTCGTCGAACCCATCAATGCTGGTAATTTCCCAGCTGCCCTTGGTAAGCTGGCGCACCAGCTTGCCATCCATGCTGTGCAGGTACAGGTGGCGGTAGCCGTCCTTCTCGCTCGTGTACAGAAACTCCTTGCCGCCGGCCAGGTAGCGCAAATCGTCGTTGACTTCCACGTAGGCCGGGTCGGTGTCGGTCAGTACTACCTGGCTCTGGCCGGTTTGGGCGTTGGCGTGCAGGATTTCCAGCTTGTTCTGGAGGCGGTTCATGCGCCGGATGCTGAGCACGTTGGGCGTCTGCGTCCAGAGAATGCGCGGAATGTACTGGTCTTTTTCCGGGCCCACGTCCATGGGCACCGTTTTGCGGGCGGCCACGTCGTAAGTGGAAATGCGCACAATAGAGTTTTTCTCGCCGGCCTTGGGGTACTTGTAGCGGTAGTCTTTGGGGTAGAGCGGGCCCCACTCCTGCATGTTGTACTCGGGTACCTCCGTCTCGTCGAAGGTATAGAAGGCCAGTTGCCGTGAGTCGGGCGACCATTGAAAGCCTTGCGCAAACTCAAACTCCTCCTCGTACACCCAGTCGGTGCCGCCGTTGATGATGCGGTTCTGGGCGCCGTCCGTCGTCACGGCCGTTTCCTGCATGGTAGCCAGGTCGGTTACGAACAGGTTGTTGTCGCGCACGAAGGCCACGCGCTTGCCGTCGGGCGAGAACGTGGCGTAGAGCTGCTTGCCGGGCGCCTGGCTCAGGGGCGTCAGCTTTTTGGTGGCCCGGTCGTAGACGAAGAAGGTGGCCTTGCTGGAGCGGCGGTAAATGGGCTCGGTAGCGGTGCTGAACAGGATGTTGGTTTCGTCGGCGTTGAAGCTGTAGCCATCCACTGGCAGGGGCTGGGCCTGGCCGGGCAGCTTCAGGTCCTGGGCCGCCACCAGCGTTTGCACGGGCTGGCCGGTGGTTACGTCGTTCTGGAGCAGGTCGCCGTCCTTGCTCAGGGAAGAGTAGTAGCGGCCGTCGCGCATCCAGTTGAAGCCGGGCACCGACTTAGCGGCAAACGTGCCTTTCTGCCAGATGTCTTCGAGGGTAATGGGTTGTTTTTGCTGGGCGAAGGCGGCCGGTGCCGCGCCGGGCAGCAGGGCCGGGCTGGCCGTCGTCAGCAGCCAGGCCAGGCCGAGAAAGCGAAAATTCATGCGCATGGAATGAAATGAGGGCGGAATGTAGCCGTTAAGGTAGGTCGTAGGGAGTTTATTCTCTCCAGAAGGTTGCACATCCGGCCTTCGCTGCCGCGAAGCTTTCTTCTGTGAATCACTCCTGCCCTTGCCCATCCCGCGCCGCCGGCTCTTCCTGGCACGTTGCGGAGAGAAACTTCACCTTACTTGCAACTCCTGTTTGCAGAAGTGCTCTTGTTGAAGTAGTAAGACCGTCCTGCTCTATCTGGCGTCCGCTTGTCGAAGCGTCTCGCGTGCTGACATTGCAATAGTATTGTCATGCTGAGCTTGTCGAAGCATCTCTGCCGCTTCGGTGGGCCCTCCGTAGCCCAGGGTTTAACCCCCGGGCTATGCAGCGGAAGCCGTGTGCACAATTGGAATTAGCCCGCGGGAGAGATGCTTGCCTACGGCGACCTTCGGTTCGACTGCGGCTGCGCCTTCGCTCAGCATGACGCAGGTCTATCATCATGTTTCTCACCTTGCCAATCCGCGTTAAAGCAATCCTCCTTTTCGCTTCCGACCTTTGCCAGCCTATGCGTTACGGCCGTCTTTCTTTGCTGCTTCTGCTGCCAGCCGCTGCCCTCTCGGCCTGTGAGCCTGACCTTAAGCCGGGCCCCATCGTGGACCTGGTGGGCAGTGCCCGCCTGACCACCAACAACCGGCGTCTCACTGGCCCCGCCGACACCGTAGCCGTGCGCGCCTACGCCCGCACGCAAGGTGACGAGGAGCCCAACCTGGAGCGCCTGCGCATCCGGGTAGAGTACCGCCCTACGGCCGAGCCGCTTACCTACGCGCTGCCTTACGACCCCGACAACCCGCCCCTGGGGTACCTTACCTACGTCGACTCGGCTATTTCCGGCCGCGACTTCGCCTTCCAGAGCGTGCAGCCCGGCCGCACCACGGCAGGCCTCGAAACCTGGCGCTACGAGTTCAGCGACGCCGAAGGGCGCACCGGCCAGCGCAGCCTGCGCCTGCGCCTGGTCCGCACCGACTCGGCGCTGGTGTATCACAGCTACACGGTGAGCCTGCAAGCGCCCGGCCCCGTAACCCGGCGCAGCTTTCTGGCCCTGCGGCAGGGCCTGGCGCTGCCTCGCTTCACGGTGCTGGCCGGCAGCCCCACCCCCGAAGCTCAGCAGCTCATCGACCTGGTGTACGTACCCGGTACCGGCGCCCCCGGCCTGGCCACTCCCGCCGATGCTGCCCTGAACCTAAAAGCAAGCCGCTGGCCGCAGAAGCGCCTCACCGAGCTGCGCAGCACCACGCTCACTACCTTGGACAATGCCGCTACTACGGAGGCTTTGGATAATGCTTTCAACGCGGGGCAGTCCTTCGCCACGGCCACCCGCACGGGTCCGCTCCGGCAAAATCAGGTGCTGGCCTTCCGCAC
This region of Hymenobacter sp. YIM 151500-1 genomic DNA includes:
- a CDS encoding S9 family peptidase, which produces MNFRFLGLAWLLTTASPALLPGAAPAAFAQQKQPITLEDIWQKGTFAAKSVPGFNWMRDGRYYSSLSKDGDLLQNDVTTGQPVQTLVAAQDLKLPGQAQPLPVDGYSFNADETNILFSTATEPIYRRSSKATFFVYDRATKKLTPLSQAPGKQLYATFSPDGKRVAFVRDNNLFVTDLATMQETAVTTDGAQNRIINGGTDWVYEEEFEFAQGFQWSPDSRQLAFYTFDETEVPEYNMQEWGPLYPKDYRYKYPKAGEKNSIVRISTYDVAARKTVPMDVGPEKDQYIPRILWTQTPNVLSIRRMNRLQNKLEILHANAQTGQSQVVLTDTDPAYVEVNDDLRYLAGGKEFLYTSEKDGYRHLYLHSMDGKLVRQLTKGSWEITSIDGFDEKKGLVYFTSAEASPLERHLYRVSLKGKGKIRLSEAGRGTDVVNLSPDTRYFLNYHSEAGLPQVVSLRSGQDGKLVKVLEDNAALRQKLTQVDLGKLEFISFRTAAGVQLNGWMIKPANFDANKKYPVLMHVYGGPGSQTVKDDAGGGTAFTNYLWHQLLAQNGYIVVSVDGRGTGARGSRFKKSTYANLGGLETVDQGEGAKYLATLPYVDKSRIGIWGWSFGGYMTALALTKNADLFKMGISVAPVTNWRYYDTVYTERFLKTPQENSAGYDDNSPVQHADKLRGKLLLVHGTGDDNVHFQNSVAFVEALVKANKDFQTLYYPNRNHGIYGGNTRLHLYRQMTDFVLKNL